The Desulfosporosinus acidiphilus SJ4 genome has a window encoding:
- a CDS encoding esterase/lipase family protein produces MKRLVSFLTLVILLLTLATPAFASERQNAYPIVLVVGFGGWDRSELLGFKYFGGVSDIQANLTKSGYQTFTAGVGPFSSNWDRACELYAMLKGGVVDYGAAHAAKYGHARFGADFGSGYYPQWSNTNKVHLVGHSMGGQTSRLLTQLLEQGSSEEQAYANSHPGTVLSPLFAGDSHWVKSVTTIATPNNGTSLAIGVTNLVPYAQQLIAFAAAAAGIANEPLYDFKLDQWGVKRESGESFSSYSNRVWNSQIWCNTHDISAWDLCPDGAKELNSWVKAQPDVYYFSWANDATWEELLTGYQLPDVTMLPLFQPYAIFMGSYTRNDPGHVVIDSRWWKNDGVVNTNSMAGPTLGSSDIIVNYNGTSQIGKWNYMGEKSGWDHADMIGIDTSDSLGFTNINDFYSEIANTLGSLK; encoded by the coding sequence ATGAAACGCCTGGTATCTTTTCTCACCCTGGTTATCTTGTTACTTACTCTTGCCACTCCCGCATTTGCTTCAGAAAGACAAAATGCTTATCCTATTGTACTGGTCGTAGGCTTTGGAGGATGGGATCGCAGTGAACTTCTAGGATTTAAGTATTTCGGCGGTGTCAGCGATATCCAAGCAAACTTAACTAAGAGTGGCTATCAAACGTTTACGGCCGGTGTCGGGCCATTTTCCAGTAACTGGGATAGGGCCTGCGAATTATATGCCATGCTGAAAGGCGGCGTGGTGGATTATGGCGCCGCTCATGCAGCTAAATATGGTCATGCCCGATTCGGGGCTGATTTTGGTTCCGGGTATTATCCTCAATGGAGCAATACAAACAAGGTTCACCTAGTCGGGCACAGCATGGGTGGCCAAACCAGTCGTTTGCTTACTCAATTACTGGAACAAGGAAGTTCTGAAGAGCAAGCATACGCTAATTCTCATCCCGGTACAGTTCTTTCCCCCCTATTTGCAGGAGACAGCCATTGGGTTAAAAGTGTAACCACCATAGCAACACCCAACAATGGTACTTCCCTGGCAATTGGGGTTACGAACCTTGTCCCCTATGCCCAGCAGCTTATAGCCTTCGCCGCCGCGGCAGCAGGGATAGCCAATGAACCTCTCTATGATTTTAAATTAGATCAATGGGGGGTAAAACGTGAATCAGGCGAATCCTTTTCAAGTTACTCCAACAGAGTATGGAACAGTCAGATCTGGTGCAATACCCATGACATCAGTGCTTGGGACCTATGTCCGGACGGTGCGAAGGAACTGAATTCTTGGGTCAAGGCACAGCCCGATGTCTATTACTTTTCTTGGGCTAATGATGCCACATGGGAAGAATTGCTTACCGGATATCAGTTACCTGATGTAACGATGCTGCCGCTCTTTCAGCCCTATGCGATTTTTATGGGCTCCTACACTCGAAACGATCCTGGACATGTGGTGATAGACAGCAGATGGTGGAAAAATGACGGGGTCGTTAACACAAACTCTATGGCTGGCCCCACTCTAGGCTCTTCTGACATTATCGTAAACTATAATGGAACTTCGCAAATCGGCAAATGGAATTACATGGGGGAAAAATCCGGTTGGGATCATGCAGATATGATCGGCATTGATACAAGCGATTCTTTGGGATTTACCAATATCAATGACTTTTATTCCGAGATTGCTAATACTTTAGGTTCTCTAAAATAA
- a CDS encoding site-specific DNA-methyltransferase: MEKLNLESSDIIQKNIEIIGSLFPNVITERRDKAGNITKGINFKLLKQELSGDVIDGEECYEFTWVGKKAAIVEANKPIRKTLRPCFEESKSWKTTGNLYIEGDNLEVLKLMQAGYLNSIQVIYIDPPYNTGKDFIYKDSFKMDRNKYEEQMGLYDEKGCRLFQNTVTNGRFHSDWCSMIYPRLRLAHRLLKEDGVMFISISDLEVDNLKKIGNEVFGEENFLADIIWQSTKSVTNTAIISVSHTHNLVYFKSMDYYVKHREKFRLAVEGEGFANPDNDPRGKWKADPFQVGGWRPNQQYEIVNPKTGVVYKPNANCSWKNDYHKFQELLKDQRIVFGKTGEGAPQRKRFIWEAEERGKVAKTIWNDIETTTNGTQLIKKIFAGLSIFDNPKPVELIKRFLKLATNPQENCMILDFFSGSATTAQAVMELNAEDQGNRKFIMVQLQEPCNKESEAFKVGYKNICEIGKERIHRAGEMIVSEYNDKETINTLDIGFRVFKLDSTNMKDVYYAASDYHQAMLEGLESNIKDDRTDLDLLYSIILDWGLPLTLNHNVETIAGKAVHMVEKDLLAACFADKISETVIREIAQRKPRLAVFRDSSFTGSADKINLEAIFKFLAPNTSVKVI; encoded by the coding sequence TTGGAAAAGCTAAATTTGGAGAGCTCAGATATAATACAGAAAAATATCGAAATTATAGGTTCGCTGTTCCCTAATGTCATCACTGAAAGACGGGATAAAGCTGGAAATATCACGAAGGGAATAAATTTCAAATTACTGAAGCAAGAACTTTCTGGGGATGTCATTGATGGAGAAGAATGTTATGAATTCACCTGGGTTGGTAAAAAAGCGGCCATAGTGGAGGCCAATAAGCCTATTCGGAAGACCCTCCGGCCATGTTTTGAGGAAAGCAAGAGCTGGAAAACAACGGGGAACTTATACATTGAAGGCGATAATCTTGAAGTCTTAAAGCTGATGCAGGCAGGCTACTTGAATAGCATTCAAGTTATTTATATCGATCCTCCCTACAATACGGGAAAGGATTTTATTTACAAAGATAGCTTTAAGATGGATAGAAATAAATATGAAGAACAAATGGGCCTGTATGATGAAAAAGGCTGCAGATTATTTCAGAATACTGTAACCAATGGAAGATTTCATAGCGATTGGTGCAGTATGATCTACCCGCGCCTGCGCCTGGCACACCGACTGTTAAAAGAAGACGGTGTCATGTTCATCAGCATTAGTGATCTTGAAGTTGATAACCTAAAAAAGATTGGCAATGAGGTTTTTGGAGAAGAAAACTTTTTGGCAGATATCATTTGGCAATCTACGAAATCTGTGACGAATACGGCCATCATTTCTGTTTCGCATACCCATAATCTGGTTTACTTTAAATCCATGGACTATTATGTTAAACACCGGGAAAAGTTTCGATTGGCAGTAGAGGGGGAAGGCTTCGCCAATCCTGACAATGATCCTCGCGGTAAGTGGAAAGCAGATCCTTTTCAAGTGGGTGGCTGGAGACCTAACCAACAATATGAGATTGTAAATCCCAAGACCGGTGTTGTTTACAAACCCAATGCTAATTGCAGCTGGAAAAATGACTATCATAAATTTCAGGAATTACTCAAAGATCAGAGAATTGTTTTTGGTAAAACCGGCGAAGGAGCTCCCCAGCGCAAGAGATTTATTTGGGAAGCGGAAGAGAGAGGGAAAGTCGCGAAAACTATCTGGAATGATATAGAGACGACAACAAACGGAACACAGTTAATCAAAAAGATCTTTGCCGGGTTAAGTATCTTTGATAATCCAAAACCTGTTGAATTAATAAAACGCTTCCTGAAATTAGCGACAAATCCCCAGGAAAATTGTATGATACTTGACTTTTTTTCCGGTTCAGCAACAACGGCTCAGGCAGTCATGGAGTTAAATGCTGAAGATCAAGGTAACCGCAAATTTATAATGGTGCAGTTGCAGGAACCCTGTAATAAAGAGAGTGAAGCATTTAAAGTTGGATATAAGAATATCTGTGAAATTGGCAAAGAACGAATACACCGGGCTGGAGAAATGATAGTAAGTGAGTACAATGACAAAGAAACTATTAATACCCTGGATATAGGTTTTAGAGTCTTCAAGCTAGACAGCACGAATATGAAAGACGTCTACTATGCAGCCAGTGACTATCATCAAGCAATGCTCGAGGGATTAGAATCGAATATTAAAGATGACCGAACGGATCTGGATCTTCTTTACAGCATCATTCTTGATTGGGGCTTGCCCTTAACCCTGAATCATAACGTTGAAACGATCGCCGGAAAGGCAGTCCATATGGTTGAAAAGGATTTGCTTGCAGCTTGTTTCGCAGACAAAATTTCCGAAACGGTTATTCGCGAAATCGCCCAGCGGAAACCACGGTTGGCTGTTTTTAGAGACAGCAGTTTTACCGGCAGCGCGGATAAAATCAATCTTGAAGCAATCTTCAAATTTTTGGCGCCGAATACGTCAGTTAAAGTTATTTAG
- a CDS encoding DUF3786 domain-containing protein produces MGCERMEDKSSYHIVYDKLWQDIKKRDPLEITKVRAVSYDNDSRQFGVIFFDEAYILDCDQKTICRKADGHVPDAMAKIIILNYLASAQPLPETASRWVSIKEIPGGMIFYSAFYKTAISVLIEAFGYHSGLLMTVSRPLGGKIGPFGDKSIVFRAFPEMPLCIILWEGDEEVQANATILYDPSIVHMLESAIIIDLGVYLAGRLKKMAVF; encoded by the coding sequence ATGGGGTGCGAGAGAATGGAGGATAAATCCAGTTATCATATTGTATATGATAAATTATGGCAGGATATTAAGAAACGCGATCCTCTTGAGATAACAAAAGTACGCGCCGTATCATACGATAATGATTCCCGTCAGTTCGGCGTGATTTTCTTTGACGAAGCGTATATCTTGGATTGTGATCAGAAAACCATTTGCCGGAAAGCAGACGGACATGTTCCAGATGCGATGGCCAAGATCATTATCCTTAATTATTTAGCTTCTGCCCAGCCATTGCCGGAAACAGCTTCAAGATGGGTAAGTATTAAAGAAATACCGGGTGGAATGATTTTTTATTCGGCTTTCTATAAAACGGCTATCTCAGTATTGATCGAAGCCTTCGGATATCATTCCGGACTGCTCATGACAGTTTCACGCCCCTTGGGTGGAAAAATAGGTCCTTTCGGAGATAAGTCCATAGTTTTCAGGGCATTTCCTGAAATGCCTTTGTGTATTATACTTTGGGAAGGAGACGAGGAAGTTCAGGCCAATGCCACGATACTCTATGATCCTTCCATTGTACATATGCTGGAGAGCGCAATCATTATCGATCTTGGTGTATACCTTGCGGGCCGGCTTAAAAAAATGGCCGTTTTCTGA
- a CDS encoding universal stress protein, translating into MYKKILVPTDASNYSRKALITALELARKFNAEIELLHVMYEPVVSSLGIADSYIAPFEQIERNGELVLKAALEGIDIGDVTFKKKKIHGNPGQIIIQEVEDENIDLVVMGSHGYGLVVGSILGSVSQKVLHGAKCSVLIAK; encoded by the coding sequence ATGTATAAAAAAATCTTGGTACCGACAGATGCTTCGAATTATTCGCGAAAGGCCTTAATAACTGCCTTGGAACTAGCTCGAAAATTCAACGCGGAAATTGAACTACTCCATGTGATGTATGAACCTGTTGTAAGCAGCCTTGGCATAGCCGACAGTTATATTGCTCCCTTCGAACAAATCGAACGAAATGGAGAACTTGTCTTGAAGGCTGCCCTGGAAGGAATAGACATTGGTGACGTTACTTTTAAGAAGAAAAAGATACATGGAAATCCCGGGCAAATTATTATCCAAGAAGTTGAGGATGAAAATATTGACTTAGTCGTTATGGGAAGTCATGGCTACGGGCTGGTGGTGGGATCCATCTTAGGCAGTGTTAGTCAAAAGGTTCTTCACGGTGCAAAATGTTCGGTACTCATAGCAAAATAA
- a CDS encoding cell wall-binding repeat-containing protein produces the protein MKKKAKLTTAAVTSTLLIFTMVGSVQAKPNYHRFFGHDRFQTSTAIAQQESQGKQMQNVILASAYSFPDALSASTLATKLNASIILVGSDINDSQTSLDYIQSHLEAGGNVTIIGGTGIINKRVEQWLHKAGYHVSRMGGLDRYITNSIIVNNLNVSTGTPVIIASGDEFPDALGVASLAASKGWPILLSGPNQLPESVKDFVTKDQPTSIYIIGGKAVINDTLTTTLQSLVPSAQIQRYGGVDRFETLSQILTKFYPNPTQIYLANGYDYADALSGSTLAAQNNAPILLIDPRSKQLPPSIRDYLITIRNTGSNPQVNVLGGSVGVPDWVIDQVNEIFGNSATSPGAVPLTVSNPSTTGVTVSLSPAINGLTASNFTLLNSSGTSIAVTGATTSNGGATYSISAALTAGQTYTLTANYGGNALGTAQSFTVPSFNQTIVVTSPSTTGFTVGLSSALNGLSTSNFTLQTSAGYNVPITGVTMANGGLTYTINAALSAGQTYTLTANYAGYSLGTAPSFTVPSIYSQTFTISTPSTIGVTVGLSSALNGLTTSNFILLNSAGYSVPVTSVTTLNGGATYSINAALTAGQTYTLTVNYGGSVLGTAQRFTVPYSITSETITVSNLSTTGFKVGLSSALNGLSTSNFTLLNSLGNQITINSVSTSDGGSTYTISAALNAGQTYTLMVNYAGNNLAPAQSFVILAAN, from the coding sequence ATGAAAAAAAAGGCTAAATTAACAACTGCGGCCGTGACAAGTACTTTGCTCATCTTCACCATGGTTGGAAGTGTCCAAGCTAAGCCAAATTACCACCGCTTCTTCGGGCATGATCGCTTTCAAACGTCAACGGCTATAGCTCAGCAGGAATCTCAAGGAAAACAAATGCAAAATGTAATCCTTGCCTCGGCCTATAGTTTTCCCGATGCATTATCGGCCAGTACCCTAGCTACAAAGCTAAATGCATCAATTATCCTTGTCGGTTCCGATATTAATGACTCACAAACCAGTCTGGATTATATCCAAAGTCATTTAGAAGCCGGAGGAAACGTCACGATTATTGGCGGAACCGGAATAATTAATAAACGAGTTGAACAATGGCTACATAAAGCCGGTTATCATGTGTCACGAATGGGCGGCCTAGATCGTTATATAACGAACTCAATTATTGTCAACAACCTAAACGTAAGTACCGGAACACCGGTTATCATTGCCAGCGGCGATGAATTTCCCGATGCGCTGGGAGTAGCTTCTCTTGCCGCCAGTAAAGGTTGGCCGATTCTCTTAAGCGGTCCCAATCAACTGCCTGAAAGCGTTAAAGATTTTGTCACCAAAGACCAGCCCACGAGCATTTATATCATTGGCGGCAAAGCTGTAATCAATGATACACTGACAACAACGCTGCAAAGTCTGGTTCCCAGTGCCCAGATACAACGATATGGCGGTGTGGATCGTTTTGAAACCTTATCGCAAATCTTAACGAAGTTTTATCCTAACCCAACCCAGATTTATCTGGCAAATGGTTATGATTATGCCGATGCACTTTCCGGAAGCACATTGGCAGCCCAAAACAATGCCCCGATTTTGCTGATTGACCCAAGATCAAAGCAGTTACCTCCATCGATTAGGGATTATCTTATCACCATCCGAAATACCGGCAGCAATCCCCAAGTTAATGTTCTGGGGGGATCAGTAGGTGTTCCTGACTGGGTTATTGATCAGGTAAATGAGATTTTTGGAAATTCTGCAACTTCTCCGGGAGCTGTGCCTCTGACAGTGAGCAATCCGTCGACAACGGGAGTTACCGTATCATTAAGTCCGGCTATTAACGGCTTAACTGCCAGTAACTTTACGCTTCTTAATAGTTCGGGAACTTCTATCGCAGTGACAGGTGCAACAACTTCAAACGGAGGAGCAACCTATTCAATAAGTGCCGCTTTAACTGCAGGTCAAACTTACACATTAACAGCTAATTACGGAGGCAATGCCCTTGGTACCGCTCAGAGTTTCACTGTGCCGTCCTTCAATCAAACGATCGTAGTAACCAGCCCTTCAACCACTGGATTTACAGTGGGACTAAGTTCAGCGCTTAATGGTTTAAGCACAAGTAACTTTACCTTACAAACCAGTGCGGGTTATAACGTTCCTATCACAGGTGTGACCATGGCGAATGGGGGATTGACTTATACAATTAATGCAGCATTGAGCGCAGGACAAACGTATACCTTAACGGCAAACTATGCAGGTTATTCTCTAGGAACTGCTCCGAGTTTCACTGTACCATCCATCTACAGCCAAACTTTCACCATAAGTACCCCCTCAACCATTGGAGTTACTGTGGGACTGAGTTCAGCTCTCAACGGTTTAACTACGAGTAACTTTATCTTGCTAAACAGCGCAGGCTATTCTGTTCCTGTCACAAGTGTAACAACCTTGAACGGTGGAGCGACTTATTCAATAAATGCTGCCTTAACTGCGGGTCAAACTTACACGTTAACGGTTAATTATGGCGGCAGTGTCCTTGGTACTGCTCAACGTTTCACGGTTCCATACAGCATAACCAGCGAGACGATCACCGTGAGTAACCTATCAACCACAGGATTTAAAGTAGGATTGAGTTCAGCACTCAATGGTTTATCAACAAGTAACTTTACTCTGTTAAATAGTTTGGGAAATCAGATTACAATAAACAGTGTATCGACCTCAGACGGAGGATCGACTTATACAATTAGTGCTGCTTTGAATGCGGGCCAAACTTATACTTTAATGGTAAATTATGCGGGCAATAATCTTGCGCCTGCTCAAAGCTTCGTTATCCTAGCTGCCAATTAA
- a CDS encoding corrinoid protein → MSKIEEVKAKVEAGKAKLIPGLVQEALDEGNSAQSILQAMVESMGIVGDKFSAGELFVPEMLMAAKAMSKGVEILKPHFAGQSTSSYGTCVIGTVAGDLHDIGKNLVSMMIESAGFDIVNLGVDVSPAKFLEAVKENKNVTLVACSGLLTTTMPAMKETVQTLKSSGLTGFKVIVGGAPVTAELAASIGADGFAPDAGSAAVKAVELVKG, encoded by the coding sequence ATGTCAAAAATCGAAGAAGTAAAAGCCAAAGTGGAAGCAGGAAAAGCTAAGCTCATTCCGGGCTTGGTGCAGGAAGCACTAGATGAGGGGAATTCTGCCCAAAGCATTCTTCAAGCCATGGTAGAATCCATGGGTATAGTCGGTGATAAATTTTCTGCCGGAGAACTTTTCGTGCCTGAGATGTTAATGGCAGCCAAAGCCATGTCCAAAGGTGTTGAGATACTAAAACCGCATTTTGCCGGACAGAGTACCTCGTCTTATGGCACTTGTGTTATTGGAACTGTTGCGGGAGATCTTCATGACATTGGCAAAAACCTCGTTTCAATGATGATCGAAAGTGCCGGATTTGATATAGTCAACCTGGGAGTTGATGTTTCCCCGGCTAAATTTCTTGAGGCTGTCAAAGAAAATAAGAACGTAACCTTAGTAGCCTGTTCGGGACTTCTAACAACAACCATGCCAGCCATGAAGGAAACCGTTCAAACTCTTAAATCCAGCGGTCTGACAGGTTTTAAAGTGATTGTCGGCGGCGCGCCTGTAACAGCGGAATTAGCAGCATCAATAGGAGCGGATGGCTTTGCTCCTGATGCAGGAAGTGCTGCCGTTAAAGCAGTAGAATTAGTAAAAGGTTAA
- a CDS encoding DEAD/DEAH box helicase family protein — MKLKFKQQKFQADAADAVCDIFSGQPNIAFAYRSDKEMMAAYEQATIIANSGFEGYCNQRVLLSDEVIKANLHKIQRKNQIKLSPKIEGRYNLTVEMETGVGKTYTYIKTMFELHKRYGWSKFIIVVPSVAIREGVYKTFEMTKDHFAEEYGTKIHYFIYDSKGLSKIARFASDCGIHVMIINSHAFNSRGKDVRRIHIKQDSFCSRRPIDVIAATNPILIIDEPQSVEGPATKERLKEFRPLLILRYSATHKTDSLYNLVYRLDALEAYHKRLVKKIAVKGISVTGTTASESYIFLEKINLFGDRSPTAILEFEIKTRRGVKKASRVIGEGYNLYVHSGGLEEYRGYIVSKINGLRKTVEFSNGVMIAVGEVMGSVNEEHLRRIQIRETIQSHFERESQLFNKGIKVLSLFFIDEVANYKKYDENGRAIHGEYAEIFEEEYQAVLKKSQQVFYEQDYLTYLMRITAEETHAGYFSVDKKNNRIIESKTRDKNEFISDDEDAYHLIMKDKERLLDLNEPVRFIFSHSALREGWDNPNVFQICTLKQSSSDIRKRQEVGRGLRLCVNQKGERMDIHELGEDVHEVNVLTVIANESYDSFVQDLQAEIRETAADLPAYPPQVMVPEDARSRYPGLTHPTLHKQIIEMKTFETLKSNLEVKSAYLVDFPDDEFVGKLIRSLDKSLKVPQICFQIEHAEIDYLESKETLQSGEVLRKTAGGTGKIDLAINKKVRYDLIGKIVESTGLTRNAVSLILQGIKKETFDQFQTNPEEFIIEASALINRQKAKMMIEHR; from the coding sequence TTGAAGCTTAAATTTAAGCAGCAAAAATTCCAAGCTGATGCGGCGGATGCAGTTTGTGATATTTTTTCCGGTCAGCCAAATATTGCTTTTGCCTATAGATCTGATAAAGAAATGATGGCTGCTTATGAACAGGCAACAATCATCGCTAACTCTGGCTTTGAGGGATATTGCAACCAGAGGGTTTTGCTTTCAGATGAAGTGATAAAGGCTAATCTTCATAAAATACAAAGGAAAAACCAGATTAAACTATCGCCCAAAATAGAAGGCAGATATAACTTAACCGTTGAAATGGAAACCGGGGTAGGAAAAACTTACACGTATATCAAGACAATGTTTGAACTCCATAAGCGTTACGGTTGGAGCAAGTTTATTATTGTTGTCCCTTCTGTGGCTATTCGGGAAGGTGTCTATAAAACCTTTGAGATGACCAAAGATCATTTCGCAGAAGAGTACGGTACAAAAATTCATTACTTCATCTACGATTCCAAGGGCTTAAGCAAAATCGCTCGGTTTGCCTCGGATTGCGGAATCCATGTCATGATTATTAACTCGCATGCCTTTAATTCTCGGGGGAAGGACGTCAGACGTATTCATATTAAACAAGATAGTTTTTGTTCCCGCAGGCCCATTGACGTTATTGCCGCAACTAATCCGATCCTCATTATCGATGAACCTCAATCAGTTGAGGGACCTGCAACGAAAGAGAGGCTTAAAGAATTCAGGCCCTTATTGATCTTGCGTTATTCGGCAACGCATAAAACAGACTCCCTTTATAATTTAGTCTACAGGCTTGATGCTCTGGAGGCCTATCATAAGCGGCTGGTCAAAAAAATAGCGGTTAAGGGGATTTCAGTCACAGGGACAACAGCTTCTGAAAGCTATATATTTCTTGAGAAAATTAACCTGTTTGGTGATCGCTCTCCGACAGCCATCCTAGAGTTTGAAATAAAGACCCGCAGAGGTGTAAAAAAGGCATCCCGAGTGATTGGAGAAGGCTACAATCTATATGTCCATTCGGGAGGGTTGGAAGAGTATAGGGGATATATAGTTTCGAAAATTAATGGTCTGAGAAAGACCGTAGAATTTTCGAACGGTGTAATGATTGCGGTTGGCGAGGTTATGGGTTCAGTAAATGAAGAACACCTCCGCCGGATTCAGATAAGAGAAACGATCCAATCACATTTTGAGCGGGAGTCTCAATTGTTTAATAAAGGTATTAAAGTTTTGTCACTATTTTTCATTGATGAGGTGGCGAACTATAAGAAATATGATGAGAATGGGAGAGCAATCCATGGAGAATATGCCGAGATTTTTGAAGAAGAGTACCAAGCTGTATTAAAGAAAAGTCAACAGGTCTTCTATGAACAGGACTATTTAACTTATTTAATGAGAATAACGGCTGAGGAGACTCATGCGGGTTATTTTTCCGTGGATAAAAAAAATAATCGCATAATCGAGAGCAAAACCAGGGATAAGAATGAGTTTATCTCTGATGATGAGGATGCTTATCATTTGATTATGAAAGACAAAGAAAGGCTCTTAGATCTCAACGAGCCGGTACGTTTTATTTTTTCTCACTCAGCTCTTCGAGAAGGATGGGATAACCCCAATGTCTTCCAGATATGTACCCTCAAACAGAGCAGTTCAGACATTAGAAAACGCCAGGAGGTTGGACGAGGACTCCGTTTATGTGTCAATCAAAAGGGCGAAAGAATGGACATTCATGAGTTAGGCGAAGATGTCCATGAAGTTAATGTCTTAACGGTCATTGCTAATGAGAGCTATGACAGCTTTGTTCAGGATCTTCAGGCAGAGATTAGGGAGACCGCGGCAGACCTGCCAGCTTACCCCCCTCAAGTCATGGTGCCCGAGGATGCGCGCAGCCGCTATCCCGGCTTAACACATCCAACACTTCATAAGCAAATAATTGAAATGAAGACGTTTGAAACTCTAAAGAGTAACCTAGAGGTCAAGTCTGCCTATTTGGTTGATTTTCCTGACGATGAATTTGTTGGCAAGTTAATCCGGAGTTTAGATAAGTCTCTAAAAGTGCCTCAAATCTGCTTTCAAATCGAACACGCTGAAATAGATTATCTCGAATCTAAAGAAACTCTGCAAAGTGGAGAGGTCTTAAGAAAGACAGCGGGCGGAACAGGTAAGATCGACTTGGCGATTAATAAAAAAGTCAGGTATGATTTGATAGGAAAAATCGTTGAGTCAACAGGTCTGACGAGAAATGCCGTAAGCCTTATTTTACAGGGCATTAAAAAGGAAACCTTCGATCAGTTCCAGACGAACCCTGAGGAATTTATCATTGAAGCATCTGCTCTAATTAACCGGCAAAAAGCTAAGATGATGATTGAACATAGGTAA
- a CDS encoding exodeoxyribonuclease III, giving the protein MKLISWNVNGFRSCLTKGFLDFFNTVEADIFCIQESKLSAGQIELSLEGYTQYFNYAERKGYSGTAVFTKKQPLTCSFGMGIPLHDKEGRMITLEYDEFYLINLYAPNSQAELARLEYRLTWEEDFRRYVQTLNSHKPVIFCGDLNVAHQEIDLKNPQANRRNAGFTDEERLKFSELLESGFIDTFRYLYPEQKDSYSWWSYRFNARVRNAGWRIDYFCMSERLKDSLQSAEIYTSVLGSDHCPVGIEVNSFS; this is encoded by the coding sequence GTGAAATTAATATCATGGAACGTTAACGGCTTTCGCTCTTGCCTAACGAAAGGTTTTTTGGACTTTTTTAATACGGTAGAGGCAGATATTTTTTGTATCCAGGAATCTAAACTCTCCGCCGGGCAAATTGAACTTTCTTTAGAGGGATATACTCAGTATTTTAATTATGCGGAAAGAAAGGGATATTCCGGGACAGCCGTTTTTACCAAAAAACAACCGCTAACTTGCTCCTTCGGCATGGGAATTCCTCTGCATGACAAAGAGGGAAGAATGATTACCCTGGAGTATGATGAGTTTTATTTAATTAATCTTTATGCACCCAACTCTCAAGCGGAACTGGCCAGGCTTGAATACCGTTTAACTTGGGAGGAAGATTTCCGCCGTTATGTACAAACACTTAACAGCCATAAACCGGTGATTTTTTGCGGAGACCTTAACGTGGCTCACCAGGAAATCGACCTCAAAAATCCTCAGGCTAATCGTCGAAATGCAGGCTTTACCGATGAAGAACGTCTGAAATTTTCTGAGCTTTTGGAATCAGGTTTTATTGATACTTTCCGTTATCTATATCCCGAACAAAAGGACTCCTACTCTTGGTGGTCTTATCGTTTTAATGCCCGAGTGCGAAATGCGGGATGGCGAATTGATTATTTTTGTATGTCCGAACGGTTAAAAGACAGCTTGCAGTCGGCAGAAATCTACACTTCGGTCTTGGGCTCGGATCACTGTCCGGTAGGGATAGAAGTGAACTCGTTCAGCTAA